The proteins below are encoded in one region of Fulvia fulva chromosome 9, complete sequence:
- a CDS encoding Frequency clock protein — protein MADQLPQPMIVMTPPEQAHTSSSSHPRRPPAHRSVSLLHSPRTKPPTPVKDASDSSSDDPATGSRATAGSSDSPSSLAPLGRNSSGESSNADKWFEKSNNDVRDTSFADNEPPFFMRNSSSSQTPPEAQQQMRQYLGINDASTALPMRTGLAHLNTDGSSTEDFRGVIDDLTIENKKLKRKLKKYQKLHDSHLKDEKLFEVRIHGLPAEKKRELEDTLRKFAASLGTGAFPANGYAGLKPLLETQKTASSQTSLQNTDSAYASMSMSGQGSNAHSGNESRHQPVPTSTTRRSMRSNIQSYLHHIPERLLVQPNPANMTERAKKKLVARRLEQLFAGKGAVGGHQQPMQQQEVSHSAARADQVESEAQGGSASLEGVREAHMMSRAHVDPDAKQDSYGDSPERDFAENQPGRQHSVLSRSNLAKQNEQDLNEQRPTRPLDLDPERAQVPAENIRYMRHLGFSPPDPNDIPEDGHGWIYLNLLRNMAQLHTINVTADFVHKALTECSSKFEVSADGRKVRWKGGRSITHSGSSAGGSSMDRTNTPDGQSPRKRPKLTHRESAKSSGSLARTLHQRDQPEANKLNYTPLFFHKDSTDEADSSDDYDDSDESPFLAPAGDSLGMTSSGVRTMSSKKQKTREDGPIIFYNNARFCTDLSGDRKTVGNANAPPYTPATAVPLGVPQRKAESSRTAEKRGPLAEASELPEPMDLSDNPIPVDLELSFPAHSPRRNDLEASLRKSVQMEVTGIGGVWPADHFAIAVESRQARLDHTAASLESLSKQRIPSRLAGILQDDTSKQRSRAAVQQRIIWTKQQILPPAELPPALSFMPFGEDSLGDDYESDADEELSMSPGSLHDYPLAASPQPIKLNYAAEEEEYSEDEESDDGSLDLLAAARELDPAAIQAQEREYDANMADRLAEEIPAGSSAATAGGGSGFASPAADVSREEYRRAVREALAKCPGPNLKRSKTADSIKVEDPRHASCSEDEDDDMDDVAS, from the coding sequence ATGGCCGACCAACTGCCTCAGCCGATGATTGTTATGACCCCGCCAGAACAAGCGCACACCTCATCGTCGTCCCATCCCCGCCGACCGCCAGCCCATCGCTCTGTATCCCTCCTCCACTCACCGAGGACGAAGCCCCCGACGCCCGTCAAGGACGCCAGTGACTCTTCAAGCGACGATCCCGCAACAGGTTCCCGCGCCACCGCCGGCAGCAGCGACTCGCCGTCCAGTCTCGCACCGTTAGGCAGGAACAGCTCGGGCGAGAGCAGCAACGCTGACAAGTGGTTCGAGAAGTCCAACAACGACGTTCGCGACACCTCCTTCGCCGATAATGAGCCGCCATTCTTCATGCGCAACTCGTCCTCGTCGCAAACACCACCAGAGGCCCAGCAACAGATGCGACAGTATCTCGGCATTAACGATGCATCAACTGCCCTGCCGATGCGAACAGGACTCGCTCATCTCAACACAGATGGTAGCAGTACAGAGGACTTCCGAGGTGTTATTGATGATCTCACAATCGAGAACAAGAAGCTGAAGAGAAAGCTGAAAAAGTATCAGAAGCTGCACGATTCGCACCTCAAGGACGAAAAGCTGTTCGAGGTGCGCATACATGGCCTGCCTGCGGAGAAAAAGCGAGAGCTGGAAGACACGCTACGCAAGTTTGCCGCCAGTCTGGGAACTGGAGCTTTCCCGGCGAATGGATACGCAGGACTGAAGCCTCTGCTCGAAACGCAGAAGACGGCCTCATCGCAGACCTCGCTGCAGAACACTGATTCTGCCTATGCCTCGATGTCCATGTCAGGCCAAGGTTCGAATGCTCACTCCGGAAACGAGAGTAGACATCAACCAGTGCCCACGTCGACAACACGGAGAAGCATGCGATCCAACATACAGTCGTACCTGCATCATATTCCGGAACGATTACTCGTGCAGCCGAACCCTGCGAACATGACGGAGCGCGCGAAGAAAAAGCTTGTTGCCAGACGACTTGAGCAGCTCTTTGCTGGTAAAGGGGCGGTTGGCGGCCATCAGCAACCGATGCAGCAACAGGAGGTTTCGCACTCTGCCGCGCGGGCAGATCAAGTCGAGAGCGAAGCACAAGGTGGAAGCGCCAGCTTGGAGGGCGTTCGAGAAGCCCATATGATGTCGCGAGCACACGTGGATCCAGATGCTAAACAAGACAGCTATGGTGATTCGCCAGAGAGAGATTTTGCAGAGAATCAACCAGGCAGGCAACACTCAGTCCTCTCGAGGAGCAACCTTGCAAAACAAAATGAGCAAGATCTTAACGAACAACGACCCACGAGGCCGCTGGATCTGGACCCGGAGCGTGCCCAAGTTCCCGCTGAGAACATCCGGTATATGCGCCACCTGGGGTTTTCTCCCCCTGACCCAAACGACATACCCGAGGATGGACACGGCTGGATCTACCTCAATCTGTTACGGAATATGGCACAACTACACACCATCAACGTGACGGCCGATTTCGTGCACAAGGCTTTGACAGAGTGCAGCTCAAAGTTCGAGGTGTCTGCTGATGGCAGAAAAGTCCGGTGGAAGGGAGGCCGTTCCATCACACATTCAGGCAGTAGCGCAGGCGGATCTTCCATGGATCGCACCAACACACCGGACGGTCAAAGCCCACGAAAGCGGCCAAAATTGACACACCGCGAGAGCGCAAAATCGTCGGGATCGTTGGCTAGGACACTCCACCAGCGCGATCAGCCTGAGGCCAACAAACTCAACTACACCCCCCTCTTCTTCCACAAGGACAGCACTGATGAAGCCGACTCCTCCGACGACTACGATGACAGCGATGAGTCTCCATTCCTTGCACCGGCAGGCGACTCATTAGGTATGACCAGTTCTGGCGTGCGCACTATGTCGTCCAAGAAGCAAAAGACTCGAGAGGACGGGCCAATTATCTTCTACAATAACGCCCGCTTCTGTACCGACCTCAGCGGCGATCGCAAAACCGTCGGCAATGCCAATGCACCTCCTTATACACCTGCCACTGCAGTGCCGCTTGGGGTTCCGCAAAGGAAGGCAGAATCGTCGCGAACAGCTGAGAAGCGTGGTCCTCTCGCAGAGGCTTCTGAGTTGCCGGAGCCTATGGATCTGAGCGATAATCCAATCCCGGTCGATCTAGAGCTATCTTTCCCGGCCCACAGTCCACGAAGAAATGATCTCGAAGCTTCACTGAGGAAGAGCGTCCAAATGGAGGTCACCGGCATTGGCGGTGTTTGGCCAGCCGATCACTTTGCGATTGCTGTAGAGAGCCGGCAGGCTCGTTTGGATCACACTGCAGCATCGTTGGAAAGCCTGTCGAAACAACGCATCCCTAGCAGGCTAGCTGGGATCTTGCAAGATGATACTTCGAAGCAGAGAAGCCGGGCTGCCGTACAGCAACGAATCATCTGGACCAAGCAGCAAATCCTCCCACCTGCGGAACTACCGCCAGCACTGAGCTTCATGCCATTTGGCGAGGATTCTTTGGGTGATGATTATGAGAGTGATGCGGACGAGGAACTTTCCATGTCACCCGGCTCCCTCCACGATTACCCACTCGCTGCATCTCCGCAGCCCATCAAGCTCAACTATGCAGCCGAAGAAGAAGAGTACAGCGAGGACGAGGAGTCCGACGATGGTTCGCTCGATCTCCTAGCTGCTGCTCGTGAACTTGACCCTGCTGCTATCCAAGCGCAAGAAAGAGAATATGACGCAAACATGGCTGATCGCTTAGCCGAAGAAATCCCAGCTGGCAGTAGTGCTGCGACGGCGGGAGGAGGAAGTGGCTTCGCCAGCCCTGCGGCGGATGTCAGTCGTGAAGAGTATCGCCGCGCTGTGCGTGAGGCTCTTGCGAAATGTCCGGGACCGAATCTGAAGCGGTCGAAGACTGCTGACAGTATAAAGGTCGAGGACCCTCGTCATGCATCGTGCAGCGAGGACGAAGACGATGACATGGACGATGTTGCTTCGTGA